The Mycolicibacterium insubricum DNA segment GCCTGGATCCAGTACTTGCCGTCGTCGTCGGCGGTGAAATCGGTGACATAGATGGTGCCGCCGGAATCGACGGCCACGTCGGCGTAGAGATTGCCGCCGGAGATCGGCAGCTTCTGCAGTGTGGTGGATCCGGCCGGCATCTTGAAGATCCCGTTCTGGTCTCCGGTGGTCATGTAGACCCCACCGGCACTGTCGGTGGACATCCGCACGAGCGACGCGGCTTCCCCGGTCAGCGGCACGGTGCTCGGCGCCGCGGCTCCGGGTGCCAGAACCAGCAGGCCGGGTTTGTTGTTGACGTAGACGGTGCCGTTGCGGTCGACGGTGAGGGCGCGGCGGGTCACGTTCAGCGGGAGCCGGGTCTGTACGGGTGTCACCGCGGGCGGCGAGTCCGGCGTCGGCGTGGGTTCTGAGGGCCCCGGCTCTGAGGGATTGGGCTCGGTCGGTGCGGGTTCGCCAGGAGAGGGTTCCGAGGGCGCGGGTCCGGCCGGTTCGGAGGGGGCGCCTTCCGACGGGGTCGGCTGCGGCGTCGTGCCGGACGCGTCGACGGGCGTCGACGCTCCCGCTGACGGCGTGTCGGCGGGGGAGGACCCGGCCGGAATGCTGGGTGCCGGTCCGGCCTGCTGTTCGGCTGTGGGCCCGCTGGGCTTGACCACCAGCCAGATCGTCACGCCGACGGCGCTGACCACCGCCAGGACCGCGGCAACGATGGCCCAGCGCAACATGTTCCGGTTCCGCTTCGGCGGCTGGCCGGGTTGGCCGGGAGCGAACCAGGCCCCGCCGTTCTGGGCATCACCGGATGGCCACGTCTGACCGGGCAGCGGCGCCTGTTGAAAGGCATCACCGGACTGCCAGGGCTGGCCGGGTGCCGGTGCCTGCTGATACGACGGGGGTACCTGCTGCGTCGGTGGTTCGAACCGGGAAACCGGCGGCTCGAACACCTCGGTGAACGGATCGGGTGGTTCTGTCACAGCGCCCCTCTCGTAGTGACCCCTCGACGATAGGCCAGGCCTGCGCCGATCGTTGATCTGACCGCCCGCCCGGTGCGGCCGAGATTGGTGATCGGGGCGCCCGCCGCCGGGACTTAACGTTCAGGTGTGGGTAGTTGTGGGACGGTGTCGAGGCCAAGGCGACGGAGCGCGGTGGTGCTCGGGGGTGCGCTGGTCGCCGTGGCGATGCTGGCCGGGTGCGGTCCCGGGCAGCGGGACCCGGTCGCCACCACTGCTGCGACCGGCACGACGACGACCACCGCCATCGCCAGCCCGACGGCGACCTCCACTCAGGACTGCGGCAAGGTCTACATCGACTACAAGCCCCCGCTGGCCGAGCAGCACATCCGCTGCACCCTGCAGCCGGCGGCGGGACTGACACTGGCGGTGTCCAGCGACCCGTCGTGGTCCTTCGAACTACAGCGTGCGGGCACCACCGTCCAGCGGTTCACCGAGATCACCGACAAGATCGGCCAGAGCGGGGTGGCGCCGCTGCTGGCCGACCTCGACGGCACCGGCATCCCGTCGCTGTTGGTGGTGAACGGCCGCGGCGGTACCGGCGGCGAGCCCATGGCGGTGTGGAAGTTCAACCCAGAAGAGACCGAATTCGTCCGTGCCGGTGAGATTTTCGGGTTCCGGCACTATTACCGCAGCACTGAGGGGCTCTTCGGTCTCTATGCGCACTCCGGTGCCGGAGCCGGCGTCGTGACGCTCTACCGCTGGGACGGCGACAGCTTGGTGGCGGTGGTGCTGCTGGATGTCCAGACTCCGGACTGGACCGTGCAGTCCACCGACAAGCGGGTGTGGCTGCGCAACAAGAACGTCATGTGCACTCTCAACAAGGACGACTACCCCGCCGGATCACTGGCCGCGTGGCGGGCCCAACTGACGGCGGCCGGGTTCGACCCGGCCACCGCCGCCGAGCATTTCTGCATGCAGCCGTGGGTGGGCACCCTCTACCGCTGAGCGGTCGGTCTCGGTCCTCACGATCGCCGGGTAGGGCCTACGCTGACGGACATGTCCGCCTCGACCACATCGGCGCCGACGCCGACCCTCGGGGTGACAAAACAACGATGACGGCGTTTCTCCTGACGTTGACGGGTCTGGCTTTTCTCGACTCCCTCAACGTCCTGAACATCGGCGTGATCTCGGCCGTCATCTACGGCAGCCGATTGAACCGTCAGTCCGTGCTGCCCGGCGGAGTCAGCTATATCGCCGGACTTCTCACGGTGACCATCACCTTCGGGCTGTGCGTGGTGCTCGGATTGGGGCTGCTCGCGGATCTGACCGACTTCCACCTGACCCCGGCGGTCAGGTATTGGGGCGAGCTTGTGCTGGGTGTGCTGCTGATCGGGCTGGCGTTCGTGCCGCTGGTCGCCCAGAGCACGACGCCGGGCTGGGCCCTGGGAGCCATGCGCGATCGCCCCTGGCTGCTCGGATTCCTCGGTGCGGCAGTCGGCCTCGGGCAGGCCCCCACCGCGGTTCCCTATCTGACGGCCTTGGCGATGATCGCGGCGCTGCACCCCCGCCCGGGGGGCTGGCCGCTGATGATCGTCGGGTACTGGATCGTCGCGATGCTGCCGTGCATGCTCATCCTCGGGCTCTCGACGCTCAAAAGCCGGCGAGCCGTCCGCGCGCAGCGCTGGCTGGTGCGCAACGTCGCCAAGTACGGGCCGATCGGCGTGCGCCTGTTGTTCCTGGCCGTCGGTGTCGCGTTGGTCGCGGACGCGCTCGTCCACCGCAGTCGGTGGTGGTGACTCGGGGAGCCTGGCGGAGGCGGGCCGGTTGTGACCACGGTCATAGCCCCCAGGAAAGTTGAGCGGAATAGGCTCAACCTTGACGTGGTTGACCACTACGACAAGCATTTGCCGGGCGACTACGTGTGTGCCCGTATCGAAGAAAGTGAGGTGTCGTGGACTCGTTCAACCCGACCACGAAGACCCAGGCGGCGCTGACGGCGGCACTGCAGGCGGCCACCGCTGCCGGCAACCCGCAGGTGGCACCCGCCCACCTGTTGATGGCGCTGCTCACCCAGAACGACGGGATCGCCGCGCCGCTGCTGGAGGCTGTCGGCGTTGACCCCGCGACCATCCGAGCCGAGGATCAGCGACTGCTCGACGCGCTGCCGAGCGCGACGGGCGCCAGCTCCAGCCCGCAGCTCTCGCCGCAGTCGATCGCGGCCATCACCGCTGCGCAGCACCTGGCTACCGAGATGGACGACGAGTACGTCTCCACCGAGCACCTGATGGTCGGGCTGGCCGGCGGCAACACCGACGTCTCGACCCTGCTGAACCGGCACGGGGCGACTGCCGACACTCTGCGTGAGGCGTTCGTCAAGGTCCGCGGCAGCGCCCGGGTGACCAGCCCGGACCCCGAGGGCAGCTACCAGGCGCTGGAGAAGTACTCCACCGACCTGACCGCGCGCGCCAAGGAGGGCAAGCTCGACCCGGTGATCGGCCGCGACACCGAGATCCGTCGCGTCATCCAGGTACTGAGCCGTCGCACCAAGAACAACCCGGTGCTCATCGGCGAACCCGGCGTCGGCAAGACCGCCATCGTCGAGGGCCTGGCCCAGCGCATCGTCGCGGGCGACGTGCCGGAATCGTTGCGGGACAAGACCGTTGTGTCACTGGACCTGGGGTCCATGGTGGCCGGCGCTAAGTACCGCGGTGAGTTCGAGGAGCGCCTCAAGGCCGTCCTCGACGACA contains these protein-coding regions:
- a CDS encoding PQQ-binding-like beta-propeller repeat protein, with the protein product MTEPPDPFTEVFEPPVSRFEPPTQQVPPSYQQAPAPGQPWQSGDAFQQAPLPGQTWPSGDAQNGGAWFAPGQPGQPPKRNRNMLRWAIVAAVLAVVSAVGVTIWLVVKPSGPTAEQQAGPAPSIPAGSSPADTPSAGASTPVDASGTTPQPTPSEGAPSEPAGPAPSEPSPGEPAPTEPNPSEPGPSEPTPTPDSPPAVTPVQTRLPLNVTRRALTVDRNGTVYVNNKPGLLVLAPGAAAPSTVPLTGEAASLVRMSTDSAGGVYMTTGDQNGIFKMPAGSTTLQKLPISGGNLYADVAVDSGGTIYVTDFTADDDGKYWIQALAPGATSARRIPFGTTGRPVAIAADSSGGVYVANLNAGQVVKLDPATGKQQTLPFSGIQQANGVGVDASGTVYALDFKNNRVLALPAGSSTQKVLPFQGLSNPYDMAVSPDGTVYVSDDSGVIKLEHPLS
- a CDS encoding GAP family protein: MTAFLLTLTGLAFLDSLNVLNIGVISAVIYGSRLNRQSVLPGGVSYIAGLLTVTITFGLCVVLGLGLLADLTDFHLTPAVRYWGELVLGVLLIGLAFVPLVAQSTTPGWALGAMRDRPWLLGFLGAAVGLGQAPTAVPYLTALAMIAALHPRPGGWPLMIVGYWIVAMLPCMLILGLSTLKSRRAVRAQRWLVRNVAKYGPIGVRLLFLAVGVALVADALVHRSRWW